The following is a genomic window from Thioclava electrotropha.
CGGGCAAGCCGCCCTGCCCGGCGCATTACACCTCACAAGGCGTTATGATCCGGGCGAGGTCGCCGCGGCGCGCGCCTGTCTTTGCGCTTGCCTGCGCGCCTTAAAGGCCGCGACCAGACGCGGGATGCGATGTTCCTTGCCGCGGCTGGCGAGATGGTCCTCCATCACCTTGCGGTAAAGGTAGATGTCCTTGCGGCCTCGGGTCGACTGATAATACCAGGCCTCGCTCAGCTCGCCCGTGACTGCGCGCGCAATGACCGCCTTCAGAAGCTCCATCCGGCGCAGCACGAGCGCCGTCTTGTGTCCCTGCCCGAATGCCTTGAGCAGCGTGACGTTATCGCGCGGCAGACGCCCGACCTGTCGCATATCCTCTTGCAGGAAGGGATCGCAGATCACCCAAACCTTGGCCGCAGCACCGCTATGTTCAGCCGCATCCGAGCGCGGCAGCGACCAGTCCTGATCGCGCCCCCGCGCGAAGCGCCGCTCCCACGGGACCAGATCGCGCGCGAGCGTCGTCTGCGGGCTGAAGGCCACCACCTCGCAGCCCGGCGCCAGATCGGCGAAGGCCAGCGCGCCGAAGCCGCCCATCGAGGTGCCCGTCATCACGACCCGCGCGTATCCTTCAAAAAAGCCCTGATCGCGCAAAGCCTCCATCCGGGCGATCAGCCGCGCGTCGCGAAACCAAGTCGGGCCCTGCGCGACCACGCCAAGATGGCTCCAGCCATTGTCGCGGATGAATTTCTCGGCCCAGGGCCGGATATCATAGCCGGGATAGCCCGCATCCGAGAGGTTATCGAACGTCACGACCAGCGTGGCCGGGTCGCGCGCAACATGGATCAGCGCATGAGCCCCGAGCTTTTCATAGAAGCCGTCGCGGGGACCGGCGGGAAAAATCTCGCGATACCAATCGGGCAACTTCTCCTCGAGCCCGGTTTCGCCCCCTGCGGCGTCGTCTTCGAAATCATCGGCCATCGAGATCGCTTTTTCCTGCTCGGGATCGATTGAGGTCTGACATTTTTTCTTGCGCCGATCAATTACATACGGATGGTTTGGTGCTATCGTCACGGCGAAGGCGAGATAAGAAAAACCAAAGAGATCGGGCACATTTATGGCAACAGGGAAGCGGAGCGCAGAATGTGGCCTGAGCCGCAGGATGCGGAATGGATCGACCCCGTCATATTGTGAACGAGATTTCGTGCATTCTCGCGCCCATTGGACGCCCGACGTCTCCACCGGACATACCGGATACCGCCCCCACGCAGCCTGACCGCCGCGAAAGACCTTTCCAAACAGGAGCCTACCCTTGTCCCAACTGCCGACGATCGCGACCCTGTGGATCGGAGACCGCCTGTCCTGGCTCGAACAGCTGAGCCTGAAATCCTTCGTCGATGCAGGCCATGACACGCTGCTCTATTGCTACAACCTGATCCCGAACGCCCCGCCCGGTGTAACGCTGCGCGATGCGCGCGAGATCTTCCCGGGCGACGAGATCATCCGCCACAAGCGCACCGGCAGCCCCGCGATCCATGCCGATCTGTGGCGCCTGCATCTGATGGAAAAGACCGATTACATCTGGGTCGACGCCGATGTTCTTTGCGTGAAACCCTTCGATTTCAAAGACGATTACGTCTTCGGGCTGGAGAAGCCGCACCTGATCTGCAACGCGGTGATGCGCTTGCCCGCGGAGTCGCAGACGCTGCGCGGGCTGCTGGATTTCGTGGCCGACCCCTACGCGATCGGGCCCTGGCTGAAGGAAGAGCAGCAAGAGGAATTGCGCGCGGCCCGCGACCGCGGCGAACCGGTGCATTTCTCCGAGCAGGAATGGGGGCTGACCGGCCCTGCCGCGTTGAGCCACTTCCTGCGCGAGACCGGCGAATGGGACCATGCGCTCTCGCAACAGGCCTTCTATCCGATCCCCTTCAAGAACCGGAACAAGATGATCATGTCGCGCTTCGACGTGGAGACGGATTTCCTGACCGACGACACCTATGCGGTGCATATGTGGGCACGCCGGATGAAGCCCCGTCTGGAAGAGGCAGAGAACAACCGCCCCCGGCGCGGCAGCTACATGCACAAGGCTCTGCTGAAACACGGGATCGACCCGTCCGAGGCCCCGATCCCGCCCAAGGTGAAACCCGTAGACGCCTGAGGCGGCGGGGTCTCCGGCACTCGACGCGGGGTGCGAAAGCGCAGGCCCTGCCCGCGCCCAGCCTTGACCTCGACGGTCCGCTGACCCATCTTTTTGCTCAGATGCAGGTCACACTGAACGTCCGAGTGCTCGAACCTGCATCCAGATGATGTTAGCCTGCTGTTTCATTGACCCGGCTTGCAGCCACAGACAATCCGCCTTTGCTGTTCAGCCCGGAGGAGGTCCGCCATCAGCGCTCAGATACTTGCTGCAGTGATACTTTTGCCCTTCCTGTTCGTCGCACTCTACGCGGGCATTCACGAGTTTCTCCGGTTCAGATCGGAGGGACGGGCGAATTACGGTCTGATCTTCGATGAAGAAACGGGAACTTCCTACGTGACCGGCATCGCGGAAGAAGAGGACGCGTTCGACCCTGACGACTTCGACCCCAACGACTACAACGATCCCGAAGTCGCCGGGGAACCGGATGAGAGCAAAACCTGAGAATTGCGGCCTCTGAGCCTTCTTTGTCGGCGCGACCGCTCACGGGCGGTGCCCCCCCGGCCCTAAACCTTCACGCCTGAGCGCCTAGGGACGTGGCAAATGCCTGTGCGATGCGTTCGACGCGAGCAAACCCTCGCGACAATCTCCAGTCAGCCATCCGCCTTCGTGACGCTCTGCGCGACCAGCCAGTCGCGGAATTTCTTCGCTTTCGCAGACGCGCGGCGGTGAACCTTGATGTAGAAGCACTGGGGCGAAACCACGCTTTCTGACCCGAGCGCGACGAGCTCTCCGGCGTCGATCAGGTGGCCGACCAGCCCGTCCCAGCCAAGCAGGGCGCCCACGCCTTCCTTCGCCATCTGCAGCCCGATCATGTAGTTGTTGACGGTGATCCGTTTACCGGTCGGCTGCGGAGCGCCGAGCTCGGATAGCCAGTCGGGCCATTCGGTCCAGCGATGGCGCTCGCGCGTGATGTGGATCAGCGGCACGCGGTGCAAGTCATGCGCAGAAGTGATGGCATAGCGCGCAGCAAAAGCCTCCGAGCCCACCGCGCAGATGCGGTCCTGAAAAAGCTGCGTGCAGCTTTCGTCGCCCTCGGGAAACTCGCCGTAATGCAGGCTGAGATCGACGGTCGCCTCTAAATCCACCGCGTCGCTCACGATCTGCGAGACGTTGATATCCGAATGGTTCAGCCAGAACTCCGTCAGTTTGGGAGTGAGCCACAAAGAGCTGACCGCGGTCGAGGCCAGCACCATCACGTCGTCCTCCGCGACAGGCCCCCGCATATCCCTCACCACGTCCGATATCGCCTCGAAGCTGCGCTGCACGGCGTTGAACAGATAGGCCCCCGCCTCGGTCAATTCGACGCCGCGATGCTGGCGGCGAAACAGCTGCTGACCGAGCTCCGTCTCGAGCGCCCGAATCTGGTGGCTGACGGCCGTCGGGGTCACGTTCAGCTCTGACGCCGCCGCCTTGAAGCTTAATTTTCGGGCAGCAGCCTCGAAACAATTCAGTGAGCTAAGCGAGGGAAGATCATAGGGGCGCTGCATGATGTCGGTTTCGAACCATTCCGTGTCGAAATATGTCTTAGGTGAACTGAACTCACCCGGGATGAATATTTATGACGTTGAGAGGGACGAAAAAGCAAATTTGAAATGAGGTGAAATCACGCTTGGATAGGAAAGGCCGCGCCCGTGACACCTCCTCTTGCCGATCTGCTCGCACATCGCAAACCCGGATATTCGCTCGACCGAGCCTTCTATACCGACCCGGGCATCTTCGAGGAGGATCTCGAGCATATCTACTACCGCGAGTGGCTTTATGCGATCCCGGCCTGTCAGCTGGTCAAGACCGGCGACTACGCGCGCCTGAAGATCGGGGCTTATGACGTCATTCTGGTCAAAGGCAGCGACGGCGAGATCCGGGGCTTTCACAACACCTGCCGCCACCGCGGCTCGATCCTGTGCAAGGCCTCCGCGGGCCGTGTGGCCAAGCTCGTCTGCCCCTATCACCAATGGACCTACGATCTCGATGGCAGCCTGCTCTGGGCGCGCGAGATGGGGCCGGAGTTCGACCCGAAAGAGCATCGCCTCCATGCCGTTCAGACCCGCGATCTCTGCGGCCTGATCTATATCTGTCTGGCCGATGACGCCCCGGATTTCGAGGCCTTCGCCGCGATGGCGCGCCCCTATCTGGAGGTCCACGACCTGCACCGGGGCAAGGTCGCCTTCACCTCGTCGATCATCGAGGAAGGCAACTGGAAACTGGTCTGGGAAAACAACCGCGAGTGCTATCACTGCTCGAGCAACCACCCCGAGCTGTGCAACTCCTTCCCGCTCGACCCGGAGGTCGCGGGCGTCTCCGCCGATGGTTCGATCTCGGCCCGGCTTCAGGGGCATTTCGACCGCTGCGAGGCATCCGGCGCGCCGGCGCAATTCCGTCTCGGCGGTCAGGGGCAATACCGTCTGGCGCGGATGCCGCTGCAGGACAATGCCGTCAGCTACACGATGGACGGTCAAGCGGCAGTGCGGCGTCCCCTCGGCCGCGTCGCTCTGCCCGATGCGGGATCGCTGCTGAAATTCCACTACCCGTCGACCTGGAACCACTTCCTGCCCGACATCACACTGACCTTCCGGGTCATGCCCATCAGCCCCACGCAAACCGAGGTGACGACCTGCTGGATCGTGGATCGCGATGCGGTCGAAGGCGTGGATTACGATCTGCAGCGCCTGACGGAGGTCTGGATCGCCACCAACGATCAGGATCGCGAGATCGTCGAGGACAATCAGCGCGGCATCAACTCTCCCGCCTATACGCCGGGGCCCTACAGCCCGGACTGGGAGTCGGGCGTGATCCAGTTCGTCGACTGGTATGCCGACACCATGACCCGCGCGATTGCCCCGCGCAGCGTCGCGGCGGAGTAGGCTCATGGCTGCAACTGCTCAACCGCTCCTTCAGTTCTGGACCGATAACGAACCGCTGGAATGCGTCAACTTCCTGCCCGAGGCCCCGAATACGGCGAGCTTCACCTTTCGCCCGCCCTCGGGGGCGCTGTTCCACTTCAATGCCGGGCAGTTCGTGACGCTGGAATTGCCGGTGGCGGGCGGTCCGCTGCACCGGACCTTCACGATCTCCTCCTCGCCGTCGCGCCCCACCTCGCTCACCGTCACGGTCAAGGCGCAACCGGACTCGCTCGGCACGCGCTGGATGCTCGACAATCTGCGCCCCGGCATGCGGATCAAGGCGTTGGGACCGGCGGGGATGTTCTCGAACGTCGTTCATCCGGCGTCGAAATACCTGTTCATCTCGGCAGGCTCCGGCATCACTCCGATGATGTCGATGACGACGCAGCTCTATGACGCGGGCAGCGACCCGGACATCGTCTTCATCAATTGCGCGCGTCGTCCGTCGGAGATCATCTTCCGCGAACGGCTGGAGCATATGGCCTCGCGCCTGCCGGGGATCGCGCTGACCTGGGTGGTCGAGGAGCAGGATCGCTACGCGCCCTGGACCGGGATCAAGGGGCAGTTGAACCAGCTCATCCTCGGTCTCGCAGCCCCCGACTATCTCGAGCGCGAGGTGTTCTGCTGCGGCCCCGAGCCTTTCATGCGCGCGGTGCGCGAGGCGCTGACCGGGCTCGGCTTCGACATGGACCACTACCATCAGGAGAGCTTCAACGCCCCGATCTCCGATCGCCCGGTCGAGCCCGAAGACGACGTGACCCCCGACGAGGATGCCGCCGTCGAGGTCACCTTCGCCAAATCCGGCAAGACCGCGAAGATCAAGGAGACTGAAACCCTGCTCGCCGCCGCAAGGGCCGCGGGCGTGCCGCTGCCATCGGGCTGCACCTTCGGGGTCTGCGGCACCTGCAAGATCAAGACCAAGGGCGGTCAGGTCCACATGGTCCACAACGGCGGCATCACCGATGACGAGATCGAAGAAGGTTACGTTCTCGCCTGCTGCTCGAACCCGATCGGCGACGTCTCGATCGACGCCTGACGCCCCCTACCCTCAAGACCCGACCTCAAGGAGTCCGCCCATGTCCAGTGATCCGCTTCTGCAGCCCTATCAGCTCAAGCATCTGACGCTGAAGAACCGCCTGATGATCACGAGCCACGAGCCAGCCTACCCCGAGGACGGGATGCCCAAGGATCGCTACCGCGCCTATCATGTCGAGCGGGCGCGTGCGGGTGTGGCGCTGACGATGACCGCGGGCTCCGCCTCCGTCGCCCGCGACAGCCCACCGGTCTTCAACAACATCCTCGCGTGGAAAGACGAGGTCGTCGGCTGGATGAAAGAGCTGACGGATGCCTGCCACGAGCACGACTGCGCCGTGATGATCCAGCTGACCCATCTCGGGCGCCGCACCCGCTGGGACAAGGCCGACTGGCTACCGGTCGTCTCGTCGAGCCATGAGCGCGAGGCCTCGCACAAGGCCTTCCCGAAAAAGGCCGAGGATTGGGACATCGCGCGCATCATCGAGGACTACGCCGATGCCGCCGAACGCATGAAGGCGGCAGGGCTCGACGGGATCGAGCTGCAAGCCTATGGCCACCTGATGGATCAGTTCTGGTCGCCTCTGACCAACGATCTGGACGGCCCTTATGGCGGCAGCCTGGAGAACCGTCTGCGCTTCACCTTCGACACGCTCAAGGCGATCCGCGCGCGGGTGGGCGACGAGTTCATCGTGGGCGTGCGCTACACCGGCGACGAGGACCTGCCCGGCGGCATCACCCGCGAAGAGGGGCTGGAAATCTCGCGGCGGCTGAAAGACAGCGGCATGGTCGATTTCCTCAACGTGGTGAAAGGCCATATCGACACCGATGCGGGCCTTACCGACGTGATCCCGGTGCAGGGCATGCGCAGCGCGCCGCATCTCGATTTCGCCGGAGAGATCCGCGCCGCCACCAAGTTCCCGACCTTCCACGCCGCCAAGATTCAAGATGTCGCCACCGCGCGCCATGCCATTGCGGAGGGCAAGCTCGACATGGTCGGCATGACCCGCGCCCATATGGCCGACCCGCATATCGTCGCCAAGATCATGCGCGGCGAGGAAGAGCGCATCCGCCCCTGCGTCGGCGCGAATTACTGCCTCGACCGGATCTATCAGGGCGGCATGGCGCTGTGCCTGCACAACCCCTCGACCGGGCGCGAGTTGGAGGTCCCCCATGAGATTGCCAAGGCCGATGCACCGCGCCGCGTGGTCATCGTCGGCGCCGGTCCGGCGGGGCTCGAGGCCGCGCGGGTGGCTGCGGAACGCGGCCATGAGGTCATCGTGCATGAGGCCGCCAACGATCCCGGCGGCCAAGTGCGCCTGACCGCGCAATCCAAGCGCCGCCACGAGATGATCCAGCTGATCCAATGGCGGTTCGCGGAGTGCGAGCGTCTCGGTGTGAGTTTCCGGTTCAACAGCTATGCCGACGCGGACACCATCCGCGCTGAACAGCCCGATGTCGTCGTGATCGCGACCGGCGGGCTGCCGCATACCGAGGTGCTGGATGCAGGCGACGATCTCGTCGTCTCGTCCTGGGACATCCTCTCGGGTGACGCCCGCCCCGGCAGCAACGTGCTGATCTATGACGACGCCGGCGACTACGCCGCCCTGCAGGCCGCCGAAACCCTCGCCGCCAGTGGCGCCAAGGTCGAAATCATGACGCGCGACCGGAATTTCTCCTCCGAGGTCATGGCGATGTCGCTGACCCCGTCCTTGCGCGAATTGCAGGCCCGCGACGTGACCTTCACCGTGCTTTGGAAACTGACGGGGGTGGCGAAGGACGGAAACGGCTTGGTCGCGCGCGTCGGCAGCGATTATGGCGCTTTCACCCGCGAGCGGCAGGTCGATCAGGTCGTCGTCAATCACGGCACCCGCCCGCTCGACGACATCTATTTCGACCTGCGCGAAGACGCGAGCAATCAGGGCGAAGTCGATTACGAAGCCCTGATCGCCGGCCAGCCGCAAACGGTCACGCGAAATCAGAGCGGCGCCTATCAGCTCTTCCGCATCGGCGACGCCGTGGCCGCGCGCAACACCCATGCAGCAATCTACGATGCCCTGCGGCTGATGCGCACGGTCTGATCGTGGAACAGGGCGAGCGGTGCGCTCCAGTCTCCCACGGCACGAGAGCCTGGGGCACACTGCGCAGGCTGCGGTCAGTGCAGGGATGGGGTCTGCCGTATAGGTCATCTGAAAAGCGAAAGACCGCGAGCATATTGAGCTGCGGCT
Proteins encoded in this region:
- a CDS encoding LysR family transcriptional regulator; the encoded protein is MQRPYDLPSLSSLNCFEAAARKLSFKAAASELNVTPTAVSHQIRALETELGQQLFRRQHRGVELTEAGAYLFNAVQRSFEAISDVVRDMRGPVAEDDVMVLASTAVSSLWLTPKLTEFWLNHSDINVSQIVSDAVDLEATVDLSLHYGEFPEGDESCTQLFQDRICAVGSEAFAARYAITSAHDLHRVPLIHITRERHRWTEWPDWLSELGAPQPTGKRITVNNYMIGLQMAKEGVGALLGWDGLVGHLIDAGELVALGSESVVSPQCFYIKVHRRASAKAKKFRDWLVAQSVTKADG
- a CDS encoding aromatic ring-hydroxylating oxygenase subunit alpha — its product is MTPPLADLLAHRKPGYSLDRAFYTDPGIFEEDLEHIYYREWLYAIPACQLVKTGDYARLKIGAYDVILVKGSDGEIRGFHNTCRHRGSILCKASAGRVAKLVCPYHQWTYDLDGSLLWAREMGPEFDPKEHRLHAVQTRDLCGLIYICLADDAPDFEAFAAMARPYLEVHDLHRGKVAFTSSIIEEGNWKLVWENNRECYHCSSNHPELCNSFPLDPEVAGVSADGSISARLQGHFDRCEASGAPAQFRLGGQGQYRLARMPLQDNAVSYTMDGQAAVRRPLGRVALPDAGSLLKFHYPSTWNHFLPDITLTFRVMPISPTQTEVTTCWIVDRDAVEGVDYDLQRLTEVWIATNDQDREIVEDNQRGINSPAYTPGPYSPDWESGVIQFVDWYADTMTRAIAPRSVAAE
- a CDS encoding hybrid-cluster NAD(P)-dependent oxidoreductase is translated as MAATAQPLLQFWTDNEPLECVNFLPEAPNTASFTFRPPSGALFHFNAGQFVTLELPVAGGPLHRTFTISSSPSRPTSLTVTVKAQPDSLGTRWMLDNLRPGMRIKALGPAGMFSNVVHPASKYLFISAGSGITPMMSMTTQLYDAGSDPDIVFINCARRPSEIIFRERLEHMASRLPGIALTWVVEEQDRYAPWTGIKGQLNQLILGLAAPDYLEREVFCCGPEPFMRAVREALTGLGFDMDHYHQESFNAPISDRPVEPEDDVTPDEDAAVEVTFAKSGKTAKIKETETLLAAARAAGVPLPSGCTFGVCGTCKIKTKGGQVHMVHNGGITDDEIEEGYVLACCSNPIGDVSIDA
- a CDS encoding NADH:flavin oxidoreductase, producing the protein MSSDPLLQPYQLKHLTLKNRLMITSHEPAYPEDGMPKDRYRAYHVERARAGVALTMTAGSASVARDSPPVFNNILAWKDEVVGWMKELTDACHEHDCAVMIQLTHLGRRTRWDKADWLPVVSSSHEREASHKAFPKKAEDWDIARIIEDYADAAERMKAAGLDGIELQAYGHLMDQFWSPLTNDLDGPYGGSLENRLRFTFDTLKAIRARVGDEFIVGVRYTGDEDLPGGITREEGLEISRRLKDSGMVDFLNVVKGHIDTDAGLTDVIPVQGMRSAPHLDFAGEIRAATKFPTFHAAKIQDVATARHAIAEGKLDMVGMTRAHMADPHIVAKIMRGEEERIRPCVGANYCLDRIYQGGMALCLHNPSTGRELEVPHEIAKADAPRRVVIVGAGPAGLEAARVAAERGHEVIVHEAANDPGGQVRLTAQSKRRHEMIQLIQWRFAECERLGVSFRFNSYADADTIRAEQPDVVVIATGGLPHTEVLDAGDDLVVSSWDILSGDARPGSNVLIYDDAGDYAALQAAETLAASGAKVEIMTRDRNFSSEVMAMSLTPSLRELQARDVTFTVLWKLTGVAKDGNGLVARVGSDYGAFTRERQVDQVVVNHGTRPLDDIYFDLREDASNQGEVDYEALIAGQPQTVTRNQSGAYQLFRIGDAVAARNTHAAIYDALRLMRTV